The proteins below come from a single Felis catus isolate Fca126 chromosome A1, F.catus_Fca126_mat1.0, whole genome shotgun sequence genomic window:
- the PCBD2 gene encoding pterin-4-alpha-carbinolamine dehydratase 2 isoform X3: MSRVALQAEKMNHHPEWFNVYNKVQITLTSHDYGGLTKRDVKLAKFIEKAAASV; the protein is encoded by the exons ATGTCCCGAGTTGCCCTGCAAGCCGAGAAGATGAATCACCACCCGGAATGGTTCAATGTGTATAACAAG GTGCAGATAACCCTAACCTCGCATGACTATGGTGGACTGACCAAGAGAGATGTGAAACTGGCCAAGTTTATTGAAAAAGCAGCCGCTTCTGTGTGA